A window from Acidithiobacillus sp. encodes these proteins:
- a CDS encoding SAM-dependent methyltransferase, translating into MRAERPDFLTHSHGARKTSLPVPDADALAHSAALLTHIRREIDAAGGMIPFRRYMELALYTPGLGYYMAGQTRFGAAGDFVTAPEMGRVLAAVLARTLRPDLGPDGILEFGGGSGALAGQIRDILPDTPYTLLEPSPDLQARQRAVVAGVQHLQTLPEHWRGVMLAHEVLDAMPVQVLELGASGQLHECGVRWNGAALDWAMLPPPVAAPLVARLAPYVTHWPRPYRTEINLTAESWLREVAARLDSGAILLIDYGHEAAEYYHPQRQTGSLRAYYRHHWLDDPFYLPGLCDLTAHVDFTALMTAAVEAGLVVAFYGHLARFLVEHGLAEVYGTLCAQAGDDGRFALNNEVKRLTLPQEMGESFKVLILKKRENV; encoded by the coding sequence ATGCGCGCAGAGCGTCCCGATTTTTTAACCCATTCTCACGGGGCGCGCAAGACAAGTCTGCCCGTCCCGGACGCCGATGCGCTGGCCCACTCGGCCGCACTGTTGACCCATATCCGGCGGGAAATCGATGCCGCAGGTGGGATGATCCCCTTTCGTCGTTATATGGAGCTCGCCCTCTATACACCGGGGCTGGGCTACTACATGGCGGGGCAGACCCGCTTCGGTGCGGCGGGCGACTTCGTCACGGCACCGGAAATGGGACGGGTGCTGGCCGCCGTGCTGGCGCGGACCTTGCGGCCTGATTTGGGGCCGGACGGCATACTCGAATTCGGCGGTGGGAGTGGCGCACTGGCCGGCCAGATCCGGGACATTTTGCCGGACACCCCCTACACCCTGCTCGAACCCAGTCCCGATTTGCAGGCGCGGCAGCGGGCAGTCGTGGCCGGTGTTCAGCATCTACAGACCCTGCCGGAGCATTGGCGCGGCGTGATGCTCGCCCACGAAGTGCTGGACGCCATGCCAGTGCAGGTGCTGGAGCTGGGCGCCTCGGGGCAGTTGCACGAATGCGGTGTGCGCTGGAATGGCGCCGCTCTGGACTGGGCGATGTTGCCTCCACCGGTCGCTGCGCCTCTGGTGGCACGGCTGGCGCCCTATGTAACGCATTGGCCCCGGCCCTATCGGACGGAAATCAATCTCACCGCCGAATCCTGGCTGCGCGAGGTCGCCGCCCGCCTGGACTCCGGCGCTATCCTATTGATTGATTACGGGCACGAGGCGGCGGAGTATTATCATCCGCAGCGGCAGACGGGCAGCCTGCGCGCCTATTATCGCCACCACTGGCTGGATGATCCCTTTTATCTGCCGGGCCTCTGCGACCTCACCGCCCATGTGGATTTCACCGCGCTGATGACCGCTGCGGTGGAGGCCGGGCTGGTGGTGGCCTTTTATGGCCATCTCGCCCGCTTTCTGGTGGAACACGGGCTGGCCGAGGTGTATGGCACCCTCTGCGCGCAGGCGGGTGACGACGGCCGCTTCGCCCTGAATAATGAGGTCAAACGGCTCACCCTGCCGCAGGAAATGGGCGAGAGCTTCAAGGTTTTGATTCTGAAAAAGCGGGAGAACGTATGA
- a CDS encoding glycoside hydrolase family 94 protein, whose protein sequence is MLRAELFSIEQLKQHAAMLAGQHPVDPSPGPDRLLPRLADNAQMLRAAYDVVTAGVTQAEQRTQSAELWLLDNFYLIEQQIILARRHLPSGYGRQLPRLQFGKLAGFPRVYDLASELIAHRDARVDSDNISAYIQAYQTITPLTLGELWAFPIMLQLALLENLRRAGLHVACRREERNAAISWADRMLAAAEKNPKQLIPLLAEFANADMPLTAPFVEEFYARLQAYGPAMTFVQTWVEQQLLEQGITATQLSEVSARRSAANQISMANSISSLRFLATVDWRHHVEALSVVEQVLRQDPMGIHAEQDFATRDRYRHAIEDIARSSGRDELAVAQGAIVLAQAAVQRAGIGDRSAHVGYYLLDRGRQRLDRAMGCRFEWKSAARHMTGRLRLSLYISTILLLMVAISLVLYLPLADIGPTTWRFWWLGIFGMVSISALAVSLVNRLATLIMAPLALPQMDFSHGVPDAHRSMVVVPTLLSTPQEIDALLEALEIRYLGNRDRNIYFALLTDFRDASEQASPEDAPLIDYVRAAIRALNARYGDDQHCQFYWFHRPRLWNPFEQVWMGYERKRGKLEQFNAVLRGADVSIFSERVGDMAILGSIRYVITLDTDTQLPRDTARALIGHIAHPLNRAVYDTDQGRIVDGYAIIQPRVAIDLTSAGQSLFSKLIAGDSGIDPYTREVSDVYQDIFGEGSFIGKGIYDVDAFRQAVDSRFPENLVLSHDLLEGGYARAALATEVVLIEELPGSFTAEASRRHRWIRGDWQIAGWLLPSVPGAPGAPGMRVPRQVNPLSSLSRWKIFDNLRRSLVPPALLLLLVGGWLFDPLFAWLWTTLVVGILLLPALFSPLIDFCRKPEDLDWAAHLSLTMASADRPLLYALLTVTFLPYEAVLSLDAILRSGLRMPFTRRGLLLWQLPSYASRNACHTLSDFFGEIQSAPLLAILFGMTLLAATKLGISPPTALLFSMPMLALWFLSPVIAWRISRPLPSGITGLSDTQQRFLRMSARRTWRFFDDFVGPADHWLPPDNFQEYPLTAIAPRTSPTNMGMSLLANLAAYDFGYISAGGLLQLTENTVATMERLERHHGHFYNWYDTRTLQILSPQYISAVDSGNLGGCLLTLQAGLNELKNHPVLRSNDFAGLQDTLHILSECIHGTAAPDLTEKVRSLQDALQAMTFNGHPPSLADAHKRLTDIQRISGDIVNGLPVEALVDGELTYWAQAFDQQSRALVADLKDLIPEPWPLEDVPTLAELAGENAFGTASTRTAAAERLSVIDHLLERCRALAVMDFEFLYDQARDLLAIGYDVGERRRDPSCYDLLASEVRLASFLLIAQGQAPQKHWFSLGRLLTSYGGDLCLISWSGSMFEYLMPQLIMPDYPGTLLNQTCKAAVSRQMEYGRQRAVPWGISESCYNATDIHQVYQYRAFGVPGLGFQRGLGDDLVIAPYASALALTVMPSEACRNLQTLAAQGFLGTYGFYEAIDYTPSRVPLGKSHVVVRNFMAHHQGMSLLAFAHVLLHQPMQRRFLSDPSIQATELLLQERLPKQAATLHPHAAEVGAAAHAPSQDNAAIMRIFRYPDTAMPEVHLLSNGRYHVMVNNVGSGYSRCAGLAVSRWREDIAADAWGSFIYLRDRDSGHFWSTTYQPTRCKADHYEAIFVQARAEYRRRDQMIESYMEVAVAPEEDVEIRRVTLTNMSPRVRHIELTSYTEVVLAPPNSDLAHRAFSNLFVQTEILAEHNAILCTRRHRSPDEQVPWMFHLFAAPGAVASEASYETDRAEFIGRGRTVEHPRVFDGLKHPALSNTEGSVLDPIVAIRRTLTLDVDESATVQIISGVADTREAAIALLEKYGDRHFVERAFEMAWFQSQEVLRRLNINEADAQVYGRLAHSVVYVSALRRAAPSVIARNQLGQSGLWRFGISGDLPIVLLRIGQLNRIDLVKQMLQTHAYWRLKGLAADLVIINEDFSGYRATLQDQIMGLIHAGPEAQVIDRPGGVFVRRAEELSEEDRVLFQTVARMVITDGAESLLERADWQAPRDRFPEKLSPATPRIVETVQPLLARERLFFNGLGGFTPDGREYVISLEPEQNTPAPWVNVMASPYMGTVVSESGGAYTWVENAHEFRLTTWHNDPLSDSSGEAFYIRDEDTGAFWSPAPLPARGQSGYVCRHGFGYTIFEHYESGISSEMTTYVAMDAPVKFVVIKLRNDSKRTRRLSLTGYWELVLGEWRHANMMHIVTETDLHNGALYAHNDYGQACGHRMVFVQTSERERTLTGNRTEFIGRNGTLADPAALHRSRLSGKTGACLDPCAVMQTTIELGAGMEREIVFIFGTAINTDEAQQTMGRFAGRAGARQALAGVWEFWKRTLGTVYVETLDPALNVLTNGWLVYQTISSRLWGRSGTYQSGGAYGFRDQLQDTMALIHAAPWLAREQLIRCAERQFHQGDVQHWWHPPHGQGVRTHISDDYLWLPYATCRFVMATGDTGVLDENIHFLEGRELNPEEESYYDQPQQSAESASLYDHCVRALKNGLRFGVHGLPLMGCGDWNDGMNLVGREGRGESVWLAWFLIQNLLQFAELARSRGDAAVVDLCVQQAAVLQENVEKNAWDGDWYRRAYFDDGTPLGSATNDECQIDSISQSWAILSGAGDPLRARQAMAAVDEYLVRRDAQLIQLLTPPFDHSVLEPGYIKGYLPGVRENGGQYTHAAIWATMAYAQMGDKARAWELFNMLNPVHHGSSPEAIARYKVEPYVMCADIYGAVPHIGRGGWTWYTGAAGWMYRLIAETLLGLSLEVDHLRITPCVPADWKFYKVHYRYRDTLYHITVHCDGVPSARGPHLIVDGAELPQNRIPLVDDRREHNVDVYLD, encoded by the coding sequence TTGTTACGGGCGGAGTTGTTCAGCATCGAACAACTCAAACAACATGCGGCGATGTTGGCCGGTCAGCATCCCGTCGATCCAAGTCCGGGGCCGGATCGGCTATTACCCCGCCTAGCTGATAATGCACAGATGTTGCGCGCGGCTTATGATGTCGTCACTGCGGGGGTTACACAGGCAGAGCAGCGGACACAGTCTGCAGAGCTTTGGTTGCTTGACAATTTCTATCTCATCGAACAACAGATCATTCTGGCGCGAAGACACTTGCCGAGCGGTTATGGCAGGCAACTGCCACGCCTGCAATTTGGAAAATTGGCGGGATTCCCGCGTGTCTACGATCTCGCCTCTGAGTTGATTGCCCATCGGGATGCCCGCGTCGACAGTGATAACATCAGCGCCTATATCCAGGCATACCAGACTATTACGCCACTGACGCTGGGCGAATTGTGGGCTTTCCCGATCATGCTGCAATTGGCGCTGCTGGAAAACCTGCGCCGTGCTGGTCTGCACGTTGCTTGCCGACGGGAAGAGCGCAATGCCGCCATTAGCTGGGCAGACCGCATGCTCGCGGCAGCGGAAAAAAATCCGAAGCAACTGATCCCGTTACTCGCGGAATTCGCCAATGCGGACATGCCGTTGACGGCACCCTTTGTAGAGGAGTTTTACGCCAGACTGCAAGCCTATGGTCCCGCTATGACTTTTGTGCAAACCTGGGTCGAACAACAATTGCTCGAACAGGGGATAACGGCGACGCAATTATCCGAGGTGTCCGCAAGAAGGTCCGCCGCCAACCAGATATCCATGGCCAACAGCATCAGCAGCTTGCGCTTCCTGGCGACGGTGGACTGGCGCCACCACGTCGAAGCGCTCAGTGTCGTCGAACAGGTTCTCCGCCAGGATCCCATGGGGATACACGCCGAACAAGATTTCGCGACTCGTGATCGCTACCGCCACGCTATTGAGGATATCGCGCGGAGCAGTGGGCGTGATGAGTTGGCAGTGGCCCAGGGGGCGATCGTGCTCGCTCAGGCGGCCGTGCAGCGAGCGGGTATCGGAGATCGATCGGCGCATGTCGGATATTACCTGTTGGATCGCGGCCGGCAGCGGCTTGATCGCGCTATGGGCTGTCGCTTTGAATGGAAATCAGCGGCCAGGCACATGACTGGTCGTCTCCGTCTTTCCCTGTATATCAGCACTATCCTGTTACTGATGGTTGCGATCAGTCTGGTTTTGTATCTCCCCCTTGCGGATATCGGCCCGACGACCTGGCGTTTCTGGTGGCTTGGCATCTTCGGCATGGTAAGTATCTCGGCTTTGGCCGTTTCCCTGGTAAATCGCCTGGCCACCCTCATTATGGCGCCCCTTGCCCTGCCACAGATGGATTTTTCGCACGGTGTCCCTGATGCACATCGCAGCATGGTAGTCGTCCCCACGCTACTGAGTACGCCGCAGGAAATTGACGCGTTGCTGGAAGCCCTGGAAATCCGCTACCTGGGAAACCGCGATCGCAATATATATTTTGCGTTACTGACGGATTTTCGTGACGCGTCTGAACAGGCCAGCCCGGAAGATGCGCCTTTAATCGACTACGTGCGTGCCGCTATCCGGGCCCTCAATGCGCGCTATGGCGATGACCAGCACTGCCAATTTTATTGGTTTCACCGGCCACGATTATGGAATCCGTTTGAACAGGTCTGGATGGGCTACGAACGCAAACGCGGCAAACTGGAGCAATTTAACGCCGTGCTGAGAGGCGCTGATGTGTCGATATTTTCCGAGCGGGTCGGTGACATGGCCATCCTCGGCAGCATCCGTTATGTCATCACGCTGGATACCGACACCCAATTACCCCGTGACACCGCGCGGGCCCTCATCGGCCATATCGCCCACCCGCTGAACCGGGCGGTGTATGACACCGATCAGGGCCGTATCGTCGACGGTTATGCGATCATTCAGCCGCGCGTGGCGATTGATCTGACCAGCGCCGGTCAATCCCTATTCAGCAAACTCATTGCCGGTGACTCCGGTATCGATCCCTATACGCGCGAGGTGTCCGACGTCTACCAGGATATTTTCGGAGAGGGCTCTTTCATCGGCAAGGGTATTTACGACGTGGATGCCTTTCGCCAGGCTGTCGATAGCCGTTTTCCGGAAAATCTCGTTCTCAGCCACGACTTGCTGGAGGGTGGGTACGCCCGCGCGGCACTGGCGACGGAGGTTGTCCTGATCGAGGAATTACCCGGGAGTTTTACCGCAGAAGCCTCCCGCCGCCACCGCTGGATTCGCGGCGACTGGCAGATTGCCGGCTGGCTGTTGCCGTCGGTGCCCGGTGCTCCAGGCGCCCCGGGCATGCGGGTGCCACGCCAGGTTAACCCGCTGTCCAGTTTGTCGAGGTGGAAGATTTTTGACAATCTCCGCCGCAGCCTGGTGCCACCGGCTCTGTTGCTCCTGCTGGTGGGAGGGTGGCTTTTCGATCCGCTGTTCGCTTGGTTATGGACCACGTTGGTCGTCGGAATCCTCCTCCTGCCCGCCCTGTTCTCGCCCCTCATTGATTTCTGCCGTAAGCCGGAAGACCTCGACTGGGCAGCACATCTTTCCCTGACCATGGCGTCCGCAGACCGCCCGCTGCTATACGCGCTTCTGACCGTCACATTTCTGCCCTATGAAGCGGTGCTGAGCCTGGATGCTATCTTGCGCTCAGGGTTGCGAATGCCCTTCACGCGCCGTGGTTTATTACTCTGGCAGTTGCCCTCTTACGCGAGCCGGAATGCCTGCCACACCCTCAGCGACTTTTTTGGCGAGATCCAGAGTGCCCCCCTGCTCGCGATCCTCTTCGGAATGACCTTGTTGGCGGCGACAAAGCTGGGGATCAGTCCGCCCACGGCGTTGCTGTTCAGTATGCCCATGTTAGCGTTGTGGTTCTTGTCGCCGGTAATCGCATGGCGGATCAGTCGGCCCCTGCCTTCCGGCATTACCGGCCTGAGTGATACACAGCAGCGGTTTTTGCGGATGTCGGCACGGCGTACTTGGCGTTTCTTTGATGATTTCGTAGGCCCTGCGGACCACTGGTTACCCCCCGATAATTTCCAGGAGTATCCCTTGACGGCGATTGCTCCGCGTACTTCACCCACCAACATGGGTATGTCCCTGCTGGCGAACCTTGCTGCCTATGATTTTGGTTATATTTCTGCCGGTGGACTCCTTCAACTGACTGAAAACACCGTGGCGACGATGGAACGGCTAGAACGTCACCACGGCCATTTTTACAACTGGTACGACACACGCACCCTGCAAATACTGAGTCCGCAATACATCTCGGCGGTGGACAGCGGCAATCTCGGTGGCTGCCTGCTCACCCTCCAGGCCGGACTGAACGAGCTTAAAAATCATCCCGTGCTACGGAGCAACGACTTTGCGGGCTTGCAGGATACATTGCATATCTTGTCAGAGTGCATTCACGGCACTGCAGCGCCGGACCTGACTGAAAAGGTCCGTTCGCTGCAAGATGCGCTGCAGGCCATGACATTCAACGGGCACCCCCCATCCCTGGCGGATGCCCATAAGCGGCTCACAGACATTCAACGTATCAGTGGGGATATCGTGAACGGGCTTCCCGTCGAGGCCCTGGTGGATGGCGAATTAACGTACTGGGCACAGGCGTTTGATCAGCAGTCCCGCGCGCTGGTTGCCGATCTCAAAGACCTCATCCCTGAGCCGTGGCCCCTTGAGGATGTCCCGACACTGGCAGAACTGGCCGGTGAAAACGCCTTTGGGACGGCAAGCACACGGACGGCAGCGGCGGAACGATTAAGCGTTATTGATCATTTGCTGGAGCGTTGTCGTGCACTGGCGGTGATGGACTTTGAATTTCTTTACGATCAGGCACGTGACCTGCTGGCGATTGGTTACGACGTCGGGGAACGCCGCCGCGATCCATCCTGTTATGACCTGCTGGCGTCAGAAGTACGCCTCGCCAGTTTTCTGCTCATCGCTCAAGGACAAGCTCCACAGAAACATTGGTTCTCGCTGGGCCGTCTGTTGACGAGTTACGGCGGCGATCTGTGTTTGATTTCGTGGAGCGGTTCGATGTTCGAATACCTCATGCCTCAGTTGATCATGCCCGATTATCCCGGCACCCTGCTCAACCAGACTTGCAAAGCGGCCGTATCCCGCCAAATGGAGTATGGCCGCCAACGCGCCGTACCCTGGGGTATATCGGAGTCCTGCTATAACGCCACCGACATCCATCAGGTCTATCAATACCGCGCCTTCGGCGTCCCCGGTCTGGGTTTCCAGCGTGGTCTCGGCGACGATTTGGTCATTGCGCCCTATGCCAGCGCGCTGGCGCTGACCGTAATGCCGTCGGAGGCCTGCCGTAACCTGCAGACTCTTGCTGCCCAAGGCTTTCTCGGTACCTATGGTTTTTATGAGGCGATCGACTACACGCCGTCACGTGTGCCACTGGGCAAAAGCCATGTCGTCGTCCGCAATTTCATGGCGCATCATCAGGGCATGAGTCTTCTGGCTTTTGCCCATGTACTCCTCCATCAACCGATGCAGCGCCGGTTTTTATCGGACCCCAGCATTCAGGCTACCGAATTGCTGTTGCAGGAGCGTTTGCCCAAGCAAGCGGCCACATTGCATCCGCATGCTGCTGAAGTTGGTGCGGCCGCACACGCGCCCAGCCAGGATAATGCCGCCATCATGCGCATATTCCGGTATCCCGATACCGCCATGCCGGAGGTTCACCTCCTATCCAATGGTCGCTACCACGTCATGGTGAACAATGTCGGTAGCGGTTACAGCCGTTGCGCTGGCCTCGCCGTGAGCCGCTGGCGCGAGGATATCGCTGCAGATGCCTGGGGTAGTTTCATTTATCTGCGCGACCGTGATTCCGGTCATTTTTGGTCGACTACCTATCAACCCACCCGGTGTAAGGCTGATCACTATGAGGCCATTTTCGTCCAGGCGCGAGCGGAATATCGTCGCCGTGACCAGATGATAGAAAGTTATATGGAAGTTGCTGTTGCGCCGGAAGAGGATGTCGAGATCCGGCGCGTGACACTTACCAATATGTCCCCGCGTGTGCGCCACATCGAGTTAACGAGCTATACCGAGGTGGTTCTCGCGCCACCGAATAGCGACCTTGCCCACCGTGCGTTCAGCAACCTGTTCGTCCAGACCGAAATTCTGGCAGAGCACAACGCCATTCTGTGCACCCGCCGTCACCGCTCGCCGGACGAGCAAGTGCCGTGGATGTTTCATCTTTTTGCGGCTCCCGGAGCCGTGGCCAGTGAAGCGTCCTATGAAACGGATCGGGCAGAATTTATCGGTCGCGGTCGCACGGTGGAGCATCCACGTGTATTCGACGGTTTGAAGCACCCGGCTTTATCGAATACCGAGGGTTCCGTGCTGGATCCCATCGTCGCCATCCGCCGTACCCTGACTCTGGACGTGGATGAATCGGCAACGGTGCAGATCATCTCGGGGGTTGCCGACACCCGCGAGGCAGCAATCGCCCTGCTGGAGAAGTATGGCGATCGTCACTTTGTCGAACGCGCTTTTGAAATGGCCTGGTTTCAGAGTCAGGAAGTGCTGCGTCGCCTGAACATCAACGAAGCCGATGCCCAGGTGTATGGGCGACTCGCCCATTCTGTGGTCTATGTCAGCGCTCTGCGCCGTGCCGCGCCGAGCGTGATTGCTCGTAATCAGTTGGGGCAATCCGGCCTGTGGCGCTTCGGCATATCGGGTGACCTGCCGATCGTGCTGCTGCGCATCGGTCAATTAAACCGTATTGATCTGGTGAAACAGATGCTGCAAACGCATGCCTATTGGCGTCTGAAGGGACTGGCGGCAGACCTGGTCATCATCAACGAAGATTTTTCGGGCTACCGGGCCACGCTGCAAGACCAGATCATGGGATTGATTCATGCCGGTCCAGAGGCACAAGTTATCGACAGGCCAGGCGGCGTATTTGTGCGTCGTGCTGAAGAGCTTTCTGAAGAAGATCGCGTGCTGTTCCAAACCGTTGCGCGCATGGTTATTACCGACGGCGCCGAGTCCCTGCTGGAGCGGGCGGATTGGCAGGCGCCTAGGGATCGTTTTCCGGAAAAATTGAGCCCGGCAACGCCGCGCATCGTCGAGACCGTCCAGCCGCTGCTTGCCCGTGAACGCCTTTTCTTCAATGGATTGGGTGGATTCACACCCGATGGACGTGAATATGTTATCAGTCTGGAGCCGGAACAAAACACACCCGCTCCCTGGGTCAACGTGATGGCCAGTCCGTACATGGGTACCGTCGTCAGTGAAAGCGGCGGCGCCTATACTTGGGTCGAAAACGCGCATGAGTTCCGCCTGACCACCTGGCACAACGATCCCCTGAGCGACAGCAGTGGTGAAGCCTTCTACATCCGCGACGAAGACACGGGGGCATTTTGGTCACCTGCCCCGCTGCCCGCCCGCGGACAGTCTGGATATGTCTGTCGCCACGGTTTTGGGTACACGATTTTTGAGCATTACGAAAGCGGGATATCTTCCGAGATGACCACCTATGTCGCTATGGACGCGCCCGTGAAGTTCGTGGTGATCAAGCTGCGCAACGATTCAAAGCGCACCCGGCGGCTCTCGCTGACCGGATACTGGGAACTGGTGCTCGGCGAGTGGCGTCATGCCAATATGATGCATATCGTTACCGAGACGGATCTGCATAACGGCGCGCTGTATGCGCACAATGATTACGGTCAGGCGTGCGGGCACCGGATGGTGTTTGTCCAGACCAGTGAACGGGAGCGTACGCTCACGGGCAATCGCACGGAGTTTATCGGTCGCAACGGCACCCTCGCCGATCCGGCGGCGCTGCACCGCAGCCGTTTATCCGGCAAGACCGGAGCCTGCCTGGATCCCTGTGCGGTTATGCAAACAACCATTGAGCTGGGCGCAGGTATGGAGCGGGAAATCGTGTTTATTTTTGGTACCGCAATCAACACGGACGAAGCACAGCAAACTATGGGCCGCTTTGCCGGAAGAGCGGGTGCCCGGCAAGCCCTGGCCGGTGTGTGGGAGTTCTGGAAACGCACGCTGGGTACCGTCTATGTGGAAACACTAGACCCGGCGCTGAATGTATTGACGAACGGCTGGCTGGTCTACCAGACCATCTCCAGCAGACTCTGGGGCCGCAGCGGCACTTACCAGTCGGGCGGTGCCTACGGTTTCCGCGATCAGCTGCAAGATACCATGGCGCTGATTCATGCCGCGCCCTGGCTGGCCCGCGAGCAGTTGATCCGTTGCGCAGAGCGCCAGTTTCATCAGGGCGATGTCCAACATTGGTGGCACCCGCCCCACGGCCAGGGGGTACGCACCCATATTTCAGATGACTATCTCTGGTTGCCCTATGCCACCTGCCGTTTTGTGATGGCCACCGGCGATACGGGCGTACTTGACGAGAACATTCATTTTCTTGAGGGCCGCGAGCTGAACCCGGAGGAGGAGTCCTACTACGACCAGCCCCAGCAATCTGCCGAATCGGCCAGTCTTTATGATCACTGCGTGCGGGCGCTTAAAAACGGATTGCGATTTGGTGTCCATGGCTTGCCGCTGATGGGCTGCGGGGATTGGAATGACGGGATGAATCTGGTCGGTCGTGAGGGCCGGGGCGAAAGCGTCTGGCTGGCCTGGTTCCTGATTCAGAACCTGCTTCAGTTTGCGGAACTCGCGCGGAGTCGGGGTGATGCCGCCGTCGTTGATCTGTGTGTGCAACAAGCGGCGGTGTTACAGGAGAACGTAGAAAAAAATGCCTGGGACGGCGACTGGTACCGGCGCGCCTATTTTGATGATGGCACGCCTCTGGGCTCCGCCACGAATGACGAATGCCAGATAGATTCCATCAGCCAGAGCTGGGCCATCCTCTCGGGGGCGGGCGACCCTTTGCGGGCACGACAGGCCATGGCGGCTGTCGATGAATATCTGGTCCGTCGCGATGCACAATTGATCCAGTTGCTGACCCCACCCTTCGACCATTCAGTACTTGAACCCGGCTATATCAAAGGCTATTTACCCGGAGTGCGCGAGAATGGCGGGCAATATACCCATGCCGCCATCTGGGCCACCATGGCTTATGCCCAAATGGGCGACAAGGCACGTGCCTGGGAATTGTTCAACATGCTCAACCCCGTCCATCACGGGAGCAGTCCAGAAGCGATTGCCCGCTATAAGGTAGAGCCCTACGTGATGTGCGCCGATATTTATGGTGCCGTACCGCACATCGGTCGTGGCGGCTGGACCTGGTACACCGGGGCGGCGGGCTGGATGTACCGATTGATTGCCGAGACCTTGCTGGGCCTGTCCCTTGAAGTCGATCACCTGCGTATCACGCCCTGCGTCCCCGCGGACTGGAAGTTCTATAAGGTTCACTACCGCTACCGCGACACCCTGTACCATATCACCGTCCATTGCGATGGCGTCCCGTCAGCGCGGGGGCCGCACCTTATCGTGGACGGTGCTGAATTACCGCAAAACCGGATTCCGCTCGTGGATGATCGCCGCGAGCACAATGTCGATGTCTACTTGGATTAA
- a CDS encoding pteridine reductase: protein MKATGKVVLITGAARRVGAAIARHLAAEGCQLALHYKRSAAEAEALAQELRARHGADPLLIAGDLADPETPAHLIDAAIGHFARLDGLVNNASLYAPAPFGEITPGDWAVMETVHLRAPLFLTQAAAPHLRKSGGAVVNIGDIHAEIPLRGYLPYSVTKAGLLALTRALAKELGPEIRVNSVSPGVVLWAEDKDPPDGDQQGLIERNALKRVGNPQDIADAVRYLLFDAPYVTGHNLVVDGGRMLY from the coding sequence TTGAAAGCTACCGGAAAAGTCGTTCTTATCACTGGCGCCGCCCGCAGGGTAGGCGCCGCCATTGCCCGCCATCTCGCCGCGGAAGGCTGTCAGCTCGCCCTGCATTATAAGCGATCCGCCGCCGAGGCCGAAGCCCTGGCGCAGGAGTTGCGCGCGCGGCATGGAGCTGACCCCCTGTTGATCGCGGGCGACCTGGCTGACCCAGAAACGCCCGCCCACCTGATTGATGCCGCTATCGGGCATTTTGCCCGCCTGGACGGGCTCGTCAACAACGCTTCGCTGTACGCCCCTGCGCCTTTCGGCGAAATCACGCCGGGAGACTGGGCGGTGATGGAGACCGTGCATCTGCGCGCGCCCCTCTTTCTGACCCAGGCGGCCGCACCGCATTTGCGGAAAAGCGGCGGCGCCGTCGTCAACATCGGCGACATCCACGCCGAAATCCCCCTGCGCGGTTATCTGCCCTACAGTGTGACGAAAGCAGGTCTGCTGGCCCTTACCCGCGCCCTCGCCAAAGAACTGGGGCCAGAGATCCGTGTCAACAGCGTCTCGCCCGGCGTGGTGCTCTGGGCCGAGGATAAAGACCCGCCCGACGGCGACCAGCAGGGACTCATCGAACGCAACGCCCTCAAGCGCGTCGGCAACCCGCAGGATATTGCCGACGCCGTCCGCTATCTGCTCTTCGACGCACCCTATGTCACTGGCCACAATCTCGTCGTCGATGGCGGTCGCATGTTATATTGA
- a CDS encoding arsenate reductase: protein MSIQIYGIRHCDTMKKAFAWLDSHGLEYSFHDYKKTGVPTVELRHWVERWGWEALINRKGTTWRRLSEREREVADAEAAIKLMAAHPSMIRRPIWMDRDRVLLGFDAEVWEKALANIPHAPCNSSLVAYRI, encoded by the coding sequence ATGAGCATCCAGATTTACGGCATTCGCCACTGCGACACCATGAAAAAAGCCTTTGCCTGGCTGGACAGCCATGGGCTGGAGTACAGCTTTCACGATTACAAAAAAACCGGGGTGCCAACGGTGGAACTTCGCCACTGGGTGGAGCGCTGGGGTTGGGAGGCCCTCATCAATCGCAAGGGCACTACCTGGCGGCGCTTGTCTGAGCGCGAGCGCGAAGTTGCTGATGCCGAAGCCGCGATAAAACTGATGGCGGCGCACCCCAGTATGATCCGACGGCCGATATGGATGGATAGGGATCGGGTTTTGTTGGGTTTTGATGCGGAGGTGTGGGAAAAGGCACTTGCGAATATTCCCCATGCCCCGTGTAACTCGTCGTTAGTAGCCTATCGGATATAA